In Nocardioides sp. InS609-2, a single genomic region encodes these proteins:
- a CDS encoding cyclophilin-like fold protein yields the protein MGGSQREPDPDHLNRTALGWTPLDARTGSRCPRWLRHCYTSLLIHHASWRQDRPSHGSTSACPASLPEDAGSANGAGPVKLEIIAGDLELVATLRDTAAARDLLDQFPLTLSMRDHGGVAKTGSLPDAFSLADDPDGAAPDVADLGYYAPSNDLVLYYGDQSYYDGIVILGRLQGDAGALAEMDGELNVQVRRLVP from the coding sequence ATGGGCGGCTCGCAACGAGAGCCGGACCCCGACCACCTCAACCGCACGGCGCTTGGCTGGACGCCACTCGACGCGAGAACGGGCTCGCGATGCCCGCGCTGGCTGCGTCACTGTTACACGTCACTGCTGATCCACCACGCGAGCTGGCGTCAAGACCGTCCTAGCCATGGCTCCACCAGCGCATGTCCTGCGTCGCTCCCAGAGGACGCCGGGTCGGCGAACGGGGCTGGGCCTGTCAAGCTGGAGATCATCGCGGGCGACCTCGAGCTCGTCGCGACACTGCGCGACACGGCGGCGGCGCGTGATCTGCTCGACCAGTTTCCACTGACCCTGTCCATGAGAGACCACGGCGGGGTGGCGAAGACCGGCTCGCTTCCCGATGCTTTCTCCCTCGCCGACGATCCTGACGGTGCGGCCCCCGACGTGGCAGACCTCGGCTACTACGCCCCGTCGAACGACCTGGTCCTCTACTACGGCGACCAGTCCTACTACGACGGGATCGTGATCCTGGGTCGCCTTCAGGGGGACGCCGGCGCACTCGCTGAGATGGACGGCGAGCTGAATGTTCAGGTACGCCGCCTGGTGCCGTAG
- a CDS encoding RNA polymerase sigma-70 factor — protein MNDESEPDAEQISRQLFSIAYRMLGSASDAEDLVQEAHERLLRASAAGTVIESKPAFLTTITTRLAIDYLRSARVRRESYVGTWLPEPVLTDPDPSERAAMSDSLSLSFLVLLETLSPVERAVFLLREVFAYPYDEIAEIVDKSEENCRQVLSRARNRISDGRPRFEVSSQERDLLTARFQAAAEDGEVDALVELLAADAVFQGDGGGKARAVAAPVFGGQQVARLLVGFFRRYASLGARMEPTQVNGQPGLLAFDADGHLINVLAFDISEGVIQTVRSIINPDKLAHLGYPLSDIARIDRPDSQA, from the coding sequence ATGAACGATGAGTCCGAGCCGGACGCCGAACAGATCTCGCGTCAGTTGTTCTCGATCGCCTATCGGATGCTCGGGAGCGCCAGCGATGCGGAGGACCTTGTCCAGGAGGCCCATGAGCGCTTGCTCCGAGCGTCGGCGGCCGGGACCGTCATCGAGTCGAAGCCGGCGTTCCTGACCACGATCACGACCAGGCTCGCGATCGATTACCTCCGGTCCGCACGGGTGCGGCGCGAGTCTTACGTGGGCACCTGGCTCCCAGAACCGGTACTGACCGATCCCGATCCATCGGAGCGTGCCGCCATGTCAGACTCACTGTCCCTGTCGTTCCTGGTGCTTCTCGAGACGCTGAGTCCGGTCGAACGCGCTGTGTTCCTGCTTCGTGAGGTCTTCGCCTACCCCTACGACGAGATCGCGGAGATCGTCGACAAGAGCGAGGAGAACTGTCGGCAGGTCCTCTCTCGTGCACGCAACCGAATCAGCGACGGTCGCCCTCGCTTCGAGGTGTCCTCCCAGGAGCGGGACCTGCTCACGGCGCGGTTCCAGGCCGCAGCCGAGGACGGCGAGGTCGACGCCTTGGTGGAGCTCCTCGCAGCTGACGCCGTGTTCCAGGGCGACGGCGGCGGCAAGGCCCGAGCGGTCGCGGCACCAGTTTTCGGCGGCCAGCAAGTCGCCCGTCTGCTCGTGGGGTTCTTCAGACGTTACGCCTCGTTGGGAGCGCGGATGGAGCCCACCCAAGTGAACGGTCAGCCAGGGCTCCTTGCCTTCGACGCCGATGGCCACCTCATCAACGTGCTTGCCTTCGACATCAGCGAGGGCGTCATTCAAACGGTCCGATCGATCATCAACCCCGACAAGCTCGCGCATCTCGGCTACCCGCTCTCCGACATCGCCCGCATCGATCGGCCCGATAGCCAAGCCTGA
- a CDS encoding FAD-dependent oxidoreductase, with protein MTIEATSHRIVVLGGGYTGIMAAIRAAKRTRRHGGRVTLVNPSSRFNERLRMHQQATAQEMEHLEIPDLLKGMDIEFVEGFATDLDPVRQGVSVATEQGSTTVHYETLIYAIGSATPTTQMPGVDVHAYTLNSPASAKRFAGRLAEVDTGTVVVCGNGLTGVEAATEIAESFPSVRVVLVGRDVPAPQMNTKARSYLLDVLERLGIESRTGVEITKVLPDAVELAGGELIASDATLWTTGFWASPLAADSGITVDPHRRIVVDSELRSVSHPSIFAIGDAAAIQQPWGVIHGTCQSGMPSGAHAADNIGRLLRGKTPKPFGFGYLHQPVSLGRNDAVVQFTKVDDSPSRWYLTGRSAVRYKETVTGSPSTTYGLSRRFVIPMALLARKGPRRVPRRPAISGPQ; from the coding sequence ATGACAATCGAGGCAACGAGTCACAGAATCGTGGTCCTTGGCGGCGGCTACACAGGGATCATGGCCGCCATCCGAGCAGCAAAACGGACCCGACGACACGGTGGACGGGTGACCCTCGTCAACCCTTCGAGCCGATTCAACGAGCGCCTGCGGATGCACCAGCAGGCAACTGCTCAAGAGATGGAACACCTCGAGATCCCGGATCTCCTGAAGGGGATGGACATCGAGTTCGTGGAGGGATTCGCGACCGACCTGGACCCCGTCCGACAGGGAGTCTCAGTGGCCACGGAGCAGGGAAGCACAACCGTTCATTACGAAACCCTCATCTATGCCATCGGTAGCGCCACGCCCACAACCCAGATGCCGGGCGTCGACGTGCACGCCTACACCCTGAACTCCCCAGCCTCGGCCAAGAGATTCGCAGGCCGACTCGCGGAGGTCGACACCGGCACGGTCGTGGTGTGCGGAAACGGTTTGACCGGTGTCGAGGCAGCCACCGAGATCGCCGAGTCCTTCCCGTCTGTGCGGGTCGTCCTAGTGGGACGCGATGTGCCGGCACCCCAGATGAACACCAAGGCAAGGAGCTACCTGCTCGACGTCCTCGAACGGCTGGGGATCGAGAGCCGAACCGGGGTCGAGATCACCAAGGTGCTCCCTGACGCGGTCGAGCTGGCCGGCGGCGAGCTGATCGCTTCGGACGCCACCTTGTGGACCACGGGGTTCTGGGCGTCTCCCCTGGCCGCGGACTCGGGCATCACCGTCGACCCCCATCGGCGCATCGTCGTGGACTCGGAGCTTCGGTCGGTGTCGCACCCCTCCATCTTCGCGATCGGTGACGCCGCCGCGATCCAACAGCCCTGGGGAGTGATTCACGGGACGTGCCAGAGCGGCATGCCGTCGGGCGCTCACGCGGCCGACAACATCGGACGGCTCCTGCGCGGCAAAACACCGAAGCCCTTCGGGTTCGGCTACCTCCACCAACCCGTGAGCCTCGGCCGAAACGACGCCGTCGTGCAGTTCACCAAGGTCGATGACTCACCCAGCCGGTGGTACCTCACCGGCAGGTCCGCCGTGCGTTACAAGGAGACCGTCACCGGTAGCCCGTCGACCACCTACGGCCTCTCGCGCCGGTTCGTCATCCCTATGGCGCTCCTCGCCCGGAAGGGGCCCCGACGAGTCCCCCGCCGGCCCGCGATCTCGGGGCCGCAATAG
- a CDS encoding DUF4396 domain-containing protein: MTMQSAVPDWLTPVAWTYITLSLLSAAVIAFDIYLLRRRHLSVATELVWITSALYLGPFAVAAYLRKGRANPTSTTVAAGGVAEPAGTAVAVLPGGGASAVAHLVAVPLVVAVGWTIAGLAMWPMILVIAVLAVVMLAVYERVASREPRTGRTRGISMGSALAAAFITVAAFDIGMVGWMLLLHFNDLMPPVTDSTFWFLMQMGVILGLLTGYPAVSWLLRRNQSVVVA; this comes from the coding sequence ATGACCATGCAATCCGCCGTCCCCGACTGGCTCACTCCGGTCGCTTGGACGTACATCACGTTGTCATTGCTCAGCGCCGCCGTCATCGCCTTCGACATCTACCTGCTCCGTCGCCGTCATCTCAGTGTCGCCACAGAGCTGGTGTGGATCACCTCTGCGCTCTACCTCGGCCCGTTCGCCGTCGCGGCCTACCTGCGAAAGGGGCGTGCAAACCCCACCTCCACGACCGTGGCGGCCGGCGGGGTCGCAGAGCCCGCAGGCACGGCGGTCGCCGTGCTCCCTGGTGGAGGCGCCTCCGCAGTGGCACACCTAGTCGCGGTGCCGCTCGTCGTCGCGGTCGGCTGGACCATCGCGGGTCTGGCGATGTGGCCCATGATCCTCGTCATAGCCGTCCTTGCCGTCGTCATGTTGGCCGTCTACGAGCGGGTGGCCAGCCGCGAGCCGCGGACCGGGCGGACTCGTGGCATCTCGATGGGGTCTGCCCTCGCTGCCGCCTTCATCACCGTCGCCGCGTTCGACATCGGGATGGTCGGCTGGATGCTCCTGCTGCACTTCAACGACCTGATGCCGCCGGTCACCGACAGCACCTTCTGGTTCCTCATGCAGATGGGAGTCATCCTCGGCCTCCTGACCGGCTACCCGGCAGTCAGCTGGCTCCTTCGCCGCAACCAATCCGTCGTCGTGGCCTGA
- a CDS encoding DUF1232 domain-containing protein, with protein MATLYMIGRREQDPMRLKDLLRLVPDVIRLFRRLAADPTLPRGLRIKLALLVGYLISPIDLVPDFIPIVGYADDAIIVALALRSVARSAGADALDRHWPGTPEGLRALKRLSGVRE; from the coding sequence GTGGCCACCCTCTACATGATCGGCCGCAGGGAACAAGATCCGATGCGGCTAAAGGACCTGCTTCGCCTGGTCCCCGACGTCATCCGGTTGTTTCGACGCTTGGCCGCCGACCCCACCCTGCCGAGGGGCCTACGCATCAAGCTGGCCCTGCTCGTGGGCTACCTGATCAGTCCCATTGATCTCGTTCCCGACTTCATCCCAATCGTCGGTTACGCCGACGACGCGATCATCGTCGCGCTCGCATTGAGGTCTGTCGCAAGGTCCGCCGGCGCTGACGCCCTCGATCGGCATTGGCCGGGTACTCCGGAGGGGCTGCGTGCACTGAAACGGCTTTCTGGTGTCCGCGAATGA
- a CDS encoding GNAT family N-acetyltransferase produces MTEWQLRDFVPSDLEDLVRLDDASSTAHQSPVFALSDVVSAVSARNPAVVAVASGRIVGAAVGRVEGDQAWLLRLALDPAWRGRGLGSTLISELEHRLVAAGVRRIRALLPADETGTQAFANSGFTARPAMTLFEKSESVDPHAATLLRELGGSVPAAGLWQKVAGMVEEKRLIERRIVLPLSHPAEAHAHGVEPLRAVVLFGPPGTGKTTFARAVASRLAWPFVELFPSRMAAAEGGLAAGISVAFQRISELGRVLVFIDEVEEIAAHRDGGLASVAVVNELLKALVTFREQDGRLLVCATNSVRLLDPAFLRHGRFDYVLPIGPPDEAARSAMWERHLEASGEEVAAAVLVDASANLTPADIAHAARTVSQQMFERSIDEGERGTWPPPRTTSTPFPPCGPHCLERW; encoded by the coding sequence GTGACCGAATGGCAGCTCAGGGACTTCGTGCCCTCCGACCTCGAGGATCTCGTTCGGCTGGACGACGCGTCGTCGACCGCGCACCAGTCTCCGGTGTTTGCCCTCTCCGACGTCGTTTCCGCCGTCTCCGCTCGCAACCCGGCTGTCGTGGCGGTCGCCTCCGGCCGGATCGTCGGAGCGGCCGTCGGCCGCGTGGAGGGCGACCAGGCATGGCTGCTGCGGCTGGCCTTGGACCCGGCCTGGCGAGGCCGTGGCCTCGGCAGCACGCTGATCTCCGAACTTGAGCACCGGCTGGTCGCGGCCGGCGTACGACGTATCCGGGCGCTGCTGCCGGCCGACGAAACCGGCACCCAAGCGTTCGCGAACAGCGGGTTCACAGCCCGCCCTGCGATGACGCTGTTCGAGAAAAGCGAGAGCGTGGACCCGCACGCGGCGACCTTGCTGCGAGAGCTGGGCGGCTCGGTCCCGGCCGCGGGACTGTGGCAGAAGGTTGCCGGAATGGTGGAAGAGAAGCGGCTGATTGAGCGCCGCATCGTGCTGCCGCTGTCGCATCCGGCGGAGGCGCACGCGCATGGAGTCGAGCCGCTCCGTGCAGTCGTGCTGTTCGGGCCTCCCGGCACTGGAAAGACGACGTTCGCCCGCGCGGTGGCGAGCCGTCTGGCGTGGCCTTTCGTGGAACTCTTCCCCTCGCGCATGGCTGCCGCAGAGGGTGGGCTCGCAGCTGGGATCAGCGTGGCGTTCCAGCGCATCTCCGAGCTGGGTCGGGTTCTGGTCTTCATCGACGAGGTAGAGGAGATCGCCGCGCACCGCGACGGTGGGCTCGCCTCGGTCGCCGTGGTGAACGAGCTTCTCAAGGCACTAGTGACCTTCCGAGAGCAGGACGGTCGGCTCCTGGTCTGCGCCACCAACTCGGTACGGCTACTCGACCCGGCGTTCCTGCGCCACGGTCGCTTCGACTACGTCCTGCCGATCGGGCCGCCGGACGAGGCCGCCCGATCGGCGATGTGGGAGCGCCACCTGGAAGCCTCTGGAGAGGAGGTTGCGGCGGCCGTCCTCGTCGATGCGAGTGCGAACCTCACCCCCGCCGACATCGCGCACGCCGCGCGGACCGTCTCGCAGCAGATGTTCGAGCGCAGCATCGACGAAGGCGAGCGTGGCACATGGCCACCGCCGAGGACTACCTCGACGCCATTTCCGCCTTGCGGCCCACACTGTCTGGAGAGATGGTGA
- a CDS encoding UPF0182 family protein, with amino-acid sequence MFGDDPKPGRPQPAATAPRRSRSLVITAGVLLAAFLIFTGFASFWTERLWFSSVGYAGVFSKLVWTRIGLFLVSGTLMAGVVALNMYLAYRFRPFYRPTSMEQDSLERYRGAVAPIKRWLLLGIAVLMGVFAGTSAAGQWRQFSLWRNGVPFGQKDPYFNRDVGFYVFELPWWHYVVDFTMALAIIGLMAAAVVHYLYGGIRLQVPRDRLSPAAQAQFSALVGVFVLAKAADYWLDRFDLLNGSGSLITGMTYTDDRAVLPAKNILMGIAVICAVLFFLNVWRRTWMLPTLGVGLLALSAILLGLIWPGVVQRFQVSPSEADKEAPYIEKNIDATRTAYDVERVEESSFSSSTAALSEDLDQLSETTKSVPLVDPQQVRATFEALQQVRAYYSVAPVLDVDRYGTGADQRALVLGVRELDQDGIPDAGKNWSNLHTVYTHGNGVIAAYANQRGADDSSERTEVQWAEGGEAKQTALTDLPPQPYETRVYYGEQSPAYSIVGKNPGGNAVELDLPRGDRSDENQTTSYDGDGGVQVGGLLNKLLYATKFGEPNIVLSSRVHEDSKILYDRNPRRMVEKVAPWLTVDADPYPAVIDGRIQWILDGYTTTDQYPLSQRESFDTMTDDSLQGAPGFQTLPTDEINYMRNAVKATVDAYDGTVTLYAWDEADPILKAWRAIFPGVVKDKTEMSEGLMAHVRYPEDLFKVQRYQYGRYHVTDAKDWYEENNRWEVPTDPNDNTNSTFQPPYRLFVNAPDAVDASDQTYSLTSVYVPRGKNNLAAFVSVNSDATSPEYGVMKALELPNEATSGPRQIANEFAADDKVRAELFKFEQGNQKPIYGNMLTLPVGNGLMYVQPLYAAQSGSSASYPILQFVLVSYGGEVGIAASLADAIADSLEQGGGTTPTEPPTGEPSGEPTTTPSGEPTTTPSEEPTEAPTGTLNKRVRDLLDQAEAKFTEADRLQAQGDTVGWAEALDEARDLVAQAVKIADRNNNPQ; translated from the coding sequence ATGTTCGGCGACGACCCGAAACCCGGTCGGCCGCAGCCTGCCGCCACCGCGCCCCGGCGCTCGCGCAGCCTGGTGATCACCGCGGGAGTGCTGCTCGCCGCGTTCCTGATCTTCACCGGCTTCGCGTCGTTCTGGACCGAGCGCCTGTGGTTCAGCTCCGTCGGTTACGCCGGCGTGTTCAGCAAGCTCGTCTGGACGCGCATCGGCCTGTTCCTGGTCTCCGGCACGCTGATGGCGGGCGTGGTCGCGCTCAACATGTACCTCGCGTACCGCTTCCGGCCGTTCTACCGGCCGACCTCGATGGAGCAGGACAGTCTCGAGCGCTACCGCGGCGCCGTCGCGCCGATCAAGCGCTGGCTGCTGCTCGGCATCGCGGTGCTGATGGGCGTCTTCGCCGGTACGTCGGCCGCGGGGCAGTGGCGCCAGTTCTCGCTCTGGCGCAACGGGGTGCCGTTCGGCCAGAAGGACCCCTACTTCAACCGAGATGTCGGCTTCTACGTCTTCGAGCTGCCCTGGTGGCACTACGTCGTCGACTTCACGATGGCGCTCGCGATCATCGGCCTGATGGCCGCCGCGGTCGTGCACTACCTCTACGGCGGCATCCGGCTCCAGGTCCCGCGCGACCGGCTGAGCCCGGCCGCGCAGGCCCAGTTCTCCGCGCTGGTGGGAGTGTTCGTGCTCGCGAAGGCGGCCGACTACTGGCTTGACCGCTTCGACCTGCTCAACGGCTCCGGCAGCCTGATCACCGGCATGACCTACACCGACGACCGCGCCGTGCTACCCGCCAAGAACATCCTGATGGGCATCGCCGTCATCTGCGCCGTGCTGTTCTTCCTCAACGTCTGGCGCCGCACCTGGATGCTGCCGACGCTGGGCGTCGGGCTCCTTGCCCTGTCCGCGATCCTCCTCGGCCTGATCTGGCCGGGTGTGGTTCAGCGCTTCCAGGTCTCGCCGAGCGAGGCCGACAAGGAGGCGCCGTACATCGAGAAGAACATCGACGCCACCCGCACGGCGTACGACGTCGAACGCGTGGAGGAGAGCTCCTTCAGCAGCAGCACGGCAGCACTCAGCGAGGACCTCGACCAGCTGAGCGAGACGACCAAGTCCGTGCCGCTGGTCGACCCGCAGCAGGTGCGCGCGACCTTCGAGGCACTTCAGCAGGTGCGTGCCTACTACTCCGTGGCCCCAGTGCTCGACGTCGACCGCTACGGCACCGGCGCCGACCAGCGTGCCCTGGTGCTCGGCGTCCGCGAGCTCGACCAGGACGGCATTCCCGATGCCGGCAAGAACTGGTCCAACCTGCACACCGTCTACACCCACGGCAACGGTGTCATCGCCGCCTACGCCAACCAGCGCGGCGCCGACGACTCGAGCGAGCGCACGGAGGTGCAGTGGGCCGAGGGTGGCGAGGCCAAACAGACGGCGCTGACCGACCTGCCCCCGCAGCCCTACGAGACCCGGGTCTACTACGGCGAGCAGAGCCCGGCGTACTCCATCGTGGGCAAGAACCCCGGCGGCAACGCGGTCGAGCTCGATCTGCCGCGCGGTGACCGCAGCGACGAGAACCAGACCACGTCGTACGACGGCGACGGTGGTGTGCAGGTCGGCGGGCTGCTCAACAAGCTGCTCTACGCGACGAAGTTCGGCGAGCCCAACATCGTGCTCAGCTCGCGCGTGCACGAGGACAGCAAGATCCTCTACGACCGCAACCCGCGCCGGATGGTCGAGAAGGTGGCGCCGTGGCTGACGGTCGACGCCGACCCCTACCCGGCCGTGATCGACGGGCGCATCCAGTGGATCCTCGACGGCTACACCACGACCGACCAGTACCCGCTCTCGCAGCGCGAGTCGTTCGACACGATGACCGATGACTCCCTGCAGGGCGCACCCGGCTTCCAGACGCTGCCGACCGACGAGATCAACTACATGCGCAACGCCGTGAAGGCGACGGTCGACGCGTACGACGGCACCGTGACCCTCTACGCGTGGGACGAGGCAGATCCGATCCTGAAGGCCTGGCGCGCGATCTTCCCGGGCGTGGTCAAGGACAAGACCGAGATGTCCGAGGGCCTGATGGCGCACGTGCGCTACCCCGAGGACCTCTTCAAGGTGCAGCGCTACCAGTACGGCCGCTACCACGTGACCGACGCGAAGGACTGGTACGAGGAGAACAACCGGTGGGAGGTGCCGACCGACCCCAACGACAACACCAACAGCACCTTCCAGCCGCCCTACCGGCTCTTCGTGAACGCGCCTGACGCCGTGGACGCCTCCGACCAGACCTACTCGCTGACCTCGGTCTACGTGCCGCGCGGCAAGAACAACCTGGCGGCGTTCGTGTCGGTCAACAGCGATGCGACGAGTCCCGAGTACGGCGTGATGAAGGCTCTCGAGCTGCCCAACGAGGCCACCAGCGGGCCGCGTCAGATCGCCAACGAGTTCGCCGCCGACGACAAGGTGCGTGCCGAGCTCTTCAAGTTCGAGCAGGGCAACCAGAAGCCGATCTACGGCAACATGCTGACGCTGCCGGTAGGCAACGGGCTGATGTACGTCCAGCCGCTGTACGCCGCCCAGTCGGGCTCGAGCGCGTCGTACCCGATCCTGCAGTTCGTCCTCGTGTCGTACGGCGGCGAGGTCGGCATTGCTGCCAGCCTGGCCGATGCGATTGCTGACTCGCTGGAGCAGGGCGGCGGCACCACGCCGACCGAGCCGCCGACCGGCGAGCCCAGTGGCGAGCCGACCACGACGCCGTCCGGCGAGCCCACGACGACGCCGAGCGAGGAGCCCACCGAGGCCCCGACCGGCACCCTCAACAAGCGGGTGCGTGACCTGCTCGACCAGGCGGAGGCCAAGTTCACCGAGGCCGACCGGCTGCAGGCGCAGGGCGACACCGTTGGCTGGGCCGAAGCGCTCGACGAGGCCCGCGACCTGGTGGCCCAGGCCGTCAAGATCGCGGACCGCAACAACAACCCGCAGTAG
- a CDS encoding PPA1309 family protein has translation MTDLPEGLNIELPSDPALATAVLEIEVHAATSGWDQKSRLYALVDTRRLVDSEPGLAASMGLDDSAQDGSFTAIEQDDLPPGQQLERVLEEIVWPPTVVGCAAVVERLVLPPDVDAEIPDDPGEAARFAAEHPLRQEVRIVAGATRAGATYSALRLRAHDDDQSVVDGTELVPGLLQLLLSTFDDITLDEELS, from the coding sequence GTGACTGATCTGCCCGAGGGGTTGAACATCGAACTGCCGAGCGACCCGGCCCTCGCGACCGCCGTACTCGAGATCGAGGTGCACGCCGCGACGTCCGGCTGGGACCAGAAGTCGCGTCTCTACGCCCTGGTCGACACCAGGCGTCTGGTCGACTCCGAGCCCGGCCTGGCCGCGTCGATGGGGCTCGACGACAGCGCCCAAGACGGCTCGTTCACCGCCATCGAGCAGGACGACCTACCGCCCGGCCAGCAGCTCGAGCGGGTGCTCGAGGAGATCGTCTGGCCGCCCACGGTGGTCGGCTGTGCCGCGGTCGTGGAGCGGCTGGTGCTGCCGCCCGACGTCGACGCCGAGATCCCCGACGACCCCGGTGAGGCCGCCAGGTTCGCGGCCGAGCACCCGCTGCGTCAAGAGGTGCGGATCGTCGCCGGTGCCACGCGCGCCGGGGCGACGTACTCCGCCCTGCGCCTGCGTGCCCATGACGACGACCAGTCCGTGGTCGACGGCACCGAGCTGGTGCCGGGACTTCTGCAACTTCTGTTGAGTACCTTCGATGACATCACCCTCGATGAGGAGCTTTCGTGA
- a CDS encoding S16 family serine protease translates to MTQRTLAGILAVPLLVVLWVVALTSGLPYVTYQPGVTVDVLGAEDGKEIVQVSGHKTYRDEGQLRMTTVYVTRPQSTVNLFEATSAWVSRDDAVVPYDAVYAPDETQEDSKTESAVEMVSSQDSAVASALTELGYDITPVIEVLNVGEGLPAAGKLEVRDVLLKIGETTIKSGEDVVTAVRAAPVNQPLPFVVRRGDEERTIDITPKKIEGETRVGITPGPGFDFPFQVSVNIDPTIGGPSAGLLFSLGIYDTLTPGSLTDDEIVAGTGTIDETGKVGPIGGIPQKIAASREAGAKLFLVPIDNCKEADKAPRGDMRLAVVATMHEAVQAIDTWTAGHDAPLPTCPKEAAQ, encoded by the coding sequence ATGACGCAGCGCACCCTGGCGGGGATCCTTGCGGTCCCGCTCCTCGTGGTGCTCTGGGTGGTGGCCCTCACCTCGGGTCTGCCGTACGTCACCTACCAGCCCGGAGTGACCGTCGACGTACTCGGTGCTGAGGACGGCAAGGAGATCGTGCAGGTCTCCGGCCACAAGACCTACCGGGACGAGGGCCAGCTGCGGATGACCACCGTCTACGTCACCCGGCCGCAGTCCACGGTCAACCTCTTCGAGGCGACCAGCGCCTGGGTCAGCCGTGACGACGCGGTCGTCCCGTACGACGCGGTCTATGCGCCGGACGAGACGCAGGAGGACTCGAAGACCGAGTCGGCCGTCGAGATGGTGTCGTCGCAGGACTCCGCGGTCGCCTCCGCGCTCACGGAGCTGGGCTACGACATCACGCCGGTCATCGAGGTGCTCAACGTCGGCGAAGGGCTGCCCGCCGCCGGCAAGCTCGAGGTCCGCGACGTGCTGCTGAAGATTGGTGAGACCACCATCAAGTCGGGCGAGGACGTCGTCACCGCCGTCCGTGCGGCACCGGTCAACCAGCCCCTGCCCTTCGTCGTACGCCGCGGCGACGAGGAACGCACGATCGACATCACCCCCAAGAAGATCGAGGGTGAGACACGGGTGGGCATCACACCCGGTCCGGGCTTCGACTTCCCGTTCCAGGTCAGCGTCAACATCGACCCGACCATCGGCGGCCCCAGCGCCGGCCTGCTGTTCTCGCTCGGCATCTACGACACCCTCACTCCCGGATCGCTGACCGACGACGAGATCGTGGCCGGCACCGGCACCATCGACGAGACCGGCAAGGTCGGCCCGATCGGCGGCATCCCGCAGAAGATCGCGGCCTCCCGCGAGGCCGGCGCCAAGCTCTTCCTGGTGCCGATCGACAACTGCAAGGAGGCCGACAAGGCTCCGCGCGGTGACATGCGGCTGGCCGTGGTGGCGACGATGCACGAGGCTGTGCAGGCCATCGACACCTGGACCGCCGGGCACGACGCCCCGCTCCCGACGTGCCCTAAGGAGGCTGCGCAGTGA
- a CDS encoding molybdenum cofactor biosynthesis protein MoaE, whose product MTDAVRLVDLRDTPLDVAEVIAALDDAESGGLTLFVGRVRDHDHGKGVDGLDYSAHPTALDKLREVAEKIAVEYDVQGVAAVHRIGTLAVGDIAVIVATTAAHRGDAFEASRALIDTLKAEVPVWKHQRFDDGSDEWVGTP is encoded by the coding sequence GTGACTGACGCCGTACGACTGGTCGACCTCCGCGACACCCCGCTCGACGTGGCCGAGGTGATTGCCGCCCTCGACGACGCGGAGTCCGGCGGGCTCACCCTGTTCGTCGGCCGGGTCCGCGACCACGACCACGGCAAGGGCGTCGACGGACTCGACTACTCCGCCCACCCGACCGCGCTCGACAAGCTGCGCGAGGTCGCCGAGAAGATCGCCGTCGAGTACGACGTGCAGGGCGTGGCCGCCGTACACCGCATCGGCACTCTCGCCGTCGGTGACATCGCGGTCATCGTTGCCACCACCGCTGCCCACCGCGGCGACGCCTTCGAGGCGTCCCGGGCACTGATCGACACCCTCAAGGCCGAGGTGCCGGTGTGGAAGCACCAGCGCTTCGACGACGGCTCAGACGAATGGGTCGGCACGCCCTAG